One Malus sylvestris chromosome 14, drMalSylv7.2, whole genome shotgun sequence DNA segment encodes these proteins:
- the LOC126598381 gene encoding HIPL1 protein-like, with protein sequence MGRVLAIGILLCSLLLLFNPSTSHPLCIDSRAPSTLSDPLKFCPYNETACCNSTEDSQIHKQFQTMNISNSDCASLLKSVLCARCDPFSGELFTVDSVPRPVPVLCNSTVSSNSSQAKEAVTNFCSDVWDTCQNVSILNSPFAPSLGGVPAKNNASELTELWQSKSNFCSAFGGASSDESVCFNGEPVTLNDSSTPIPPHGLCLEKIGNGSYLNMVAHPDGSNRAFFSNQQGKIWLATIPEEGSGGIMELDESSPFIDLTDEVHFDTAFGMMGMAFHPNFTQNGRFFASFNCDKVKWPGCTGRCSCNSDVDCDPTKLVSDNGAQPCQYLTVIAEYTANGTASQPSLATSARPSEVRRIFTMGLPFTSQHGGQILFGPEDGYLYFMMGDGGGVGDPYNFSQNKKSLLGKIMRLDVDNVPSAAEVDKLVLWGNYSIPKDNPFAEDPELRPEIWALGLRNPWRCSFDSERPSYFICADVGENLYEEVDVITKGGNYGWHFYEGPYDFTPPKSLAGNTSTKPTDTIFPIMGYNHSEVNKKEGSASITGGYIYRSETDPCMYGRYVYGDLYAGAIWAGSEDPENSGNFSSSKIPFSCARDSPIACSSVPDSSLPALGYISSFGEDNRKDIFVLASSGVYRVVRPSRCGYTCSKENATAGGLPKSHACWLSHPSKNAVLMFSSLVLLLLGFV encoded by the exons ATGGGTAGAGTTCTTGCCATTGGCATTCTCCTTTGCAGCTTGCTGCTGCTGTTCAATCCTTCAACTTCACATCCTTTATGTATTGATTCAA GGGCACCTTCTACTCTGAGTGATCCACTCAAGTTTTGTCCTTACAATGAAACTGCTTGCTGCAACTCCACTGAAGATTCACAAATCCATAAGCAATTCCAAACCATGAACATCTCCAATTCTGACTGTGCTTCCCTTTTGAAATCAGTACTTTGTGCA AGGTGTGATCCGTTTTCGGGTGAGCTTTTTACCGTTGATTCTGTGCCTCGCCCTGTTCCGGTTCTCTGCAACTCAACTGTTTCATCAAATTCATCCCAGGCTAAAGAAGCAGTGACCAATTTTTGCTCTGACGTATGGGACACATGCCAAAACGTGTCTATTTTGAACTCCCCCTTTGCCCCTTCATTGGGTGGAGTGCCTGCCAAGAACAATGCTAGTGAGCTAACTGAACTTTGGCaatcaaaatctaatttctGCAGCGCATTTGGCGGAGCCTCTAGTGACGAATCAGTATGTTTCAATGGCGAACCTGTCACACTAAATGATTCGAGCACTCCCATCCCCCCACATGGTTTGTGCCTCGAGAAAATTGGAAATGGATCTTACCTCAACATGGTTGCTCATCCGGATGGCTCCAACCGCGCATTTTTCTCAAACCAGCAAGGCAAAATTTGGCTGGCAACAATTCCTGAAGAAGGATCAGGAGGAATAATGGAGCTTGATGAGTCAAGTCCCTTTATTGATCTAACCGATGAGGTTCATTTCGATACTGCATTTGGAATGATGGGGATGGCGTTTCATCCCAATTTCACTCAAAATGGCCGGTTTTTTGCTTCGTTCAACTGTGATAAGGTTAAGTGGCCAGGATGCACTGGAAGATGTTCGTGTAATTCAGATGTCGATTGTGATCCAACGAAGCTAGTTTCCGATAATGGTGCTCAGCCATGCCAGTACCTAACTGTTATCGCAGAATATACTGCTAATGGTACAGCATCCCAGCCTTCCTTG GCAACGAGTGCCAGACCATCGGAAGTAAGGAGGATATTTACCATGGGCCTTCCTTTCACATCTCAGCATGGAGGACAGATACTCTTTGGACCGGAAGATGGGTACTTATACTTCATGATGGGAGATGGTGGCGGTGTAGGAGATCCATACAATTTCTCTCAAAACAAGAAGTCTTTGCTCGGAAAGATTATGAGGCTCGACGTTGATAACGTACCAA GTGCCGCAGAAGTGGATAAACTTGTTCTATGGGGAAACTACTCCATTCCCAAAGACAATCCATTCGCCGAAGATCCAGAACTGAGGCCAGAAATTTGGGCTTTAGGACTAAGAAATCCGTGGCGCTGCAGTTTCGATTCAGAAAGGCCTTCCTACTTTATATGCGCAGACGTCGGGGAg AATCTGTATGAAGAGGTGGATGTGATCACCAAGGGTGGAAACTACGGCTGGCATTTCTACGAAGGCCCGTACGATTTCACTCCTCCAAAGTCACTTGCTGGAAACACATCCACAAAACCTACGGACACAATTTTTCCCATCATGGGGTACAACCATTCTGAAGTGAACAAGAAAGAAGGTTCGGCATCCATAACCGGGGGCTATATCTATCGGTCTGAGACTGATCCCTGCATGTATGGAAG GTATGTGTATGGAGATTTGTACGCTGGTGCAATATGGGCAGGCTCCGAAGATCCAGAAAACAGCGGGAACTTCAGCTCGAGCAAAATCCCTTTCAGCTGCGCGCGTGACTCTCCGATAGCTTGCAGCTCTGTCCCGGACAGTAGTCTTCCAGCTCTAGGCTACATTTCCTCATTCGGGGAGGACAACCGCAAGGACATCTTCGTTCTGGCCAGCAGCGGCGTTTACAGAGTTGTTCGGCCTAGTCGGTGTGGTTACACATGCTCAAAGGAGAATGCGACCGCCGGTGGTTTGCCTAAATCTCATGCTTGCTGGTTAAGCCACCCATCTAAGAATGCAGTGCTCATGTTTTCTTCTCTAGTGTTGCTTCTCCTCGGTTTTGTCTAG
- the LOC126598379 gene encoding DDT domain-containing protein DDR4-like, with protein sequence MSLESSLPPIPAVAVRSSPEPLQQEQPPQNEKATSAPAPTPPLSRSNRPSRACTIRAAARIQQQFQQQQNQPAEKRRAVNKKEQQQQRDDESSSPQCSSASKIVTPLVGPPPPSQLPRWTLRSMWELASLLNFLHAFRPLLNISAEFSAEELETALITPNDTLSDIHIPLLKAIPPITRMALTRDTWVTVLCRKLRDWWHWVAEGDLPIVASHGAEIEAYKTLEPGVRVVILKALCDIRVEQEDIRNYIDNSLKHGVQHSAFRKERVGGDSQGISYWYEDDPIIGYRLYREIRKVDMKKVKGKGSHVLPSASYQWETVATNFDEFQDVSEKLFSSKNRTEASLGKKLKGDMLAEIEKVHKRKERQMKKQHRQALLLDNFLTVDGLGPGRSLRDRKPVTYTFDDYDRSINEAIKVTKKKQPSPDPLQKRELVGRPEASSNGKWSATTNSYEHVGFSAASPKSPDYDDDDDDDDDGEEDNKSEQLDRSNRRRQRPQRYSAKDFVEAVSDNDADFDSDDDIVGEAVYDEEYLKKRKERRKFSSSSEGDEEYHFEEENAEEEEEEEMEDSASASEDSDEPRKFKKLPGRTRREAKLRSVDELQSGLRRSKRATRNRIDYRQYEFSESEPEPMKPEKSNASDGHYDASENGDYSMESHDSDGNIEDQEMKVGQAVENYPETTVEKEQNQPPEKPNSPGEDEVEGVQKRRFLDLNELAPGSGFDDGPNSIMKDDADDL encoded by the exons atgtcTCTGGAATCTTCCCTTCCTCCGATCCCAGCCGTGGCCGTCCGATCCTCGCCGGAGCCCCTACAGCAAGAACAACCCCCTCAGAACGAAAAAGCGACATCAGCCCCGGCCCCCACGCCTCCCCTGTCCAGGAGCAACCGCCCCTCCCGCGCCTGCACCATACGCGCCGCCGCTCGGATACAGCAGCAGTTCCAGCAGCAGCAGAACCAACCCGCCGAGAAACGGCGAGCCGTCAACAAAAAGGAACAGCAGCAGCAGAGAGACGACGAGTCGTCGTCGCCTCAATGCAGCAGCGCCAGCAAGATTGTGACGCCGCTGGTGGGACCTCCCCCTCCCTCGCAATTGCCGCGCTGGACCCTCCGCTCCATGTGGGAATTGGCTTCCCTACTCAATTTCTTGCAC GCTTTTCGGCCGCTGTTGAATATTTCGGCTGAGTTCTCGGCAGAGGAGTTGGAGACGGCTTTGATCACACCCAACGATACTTTGAGTGACATTCACATTCCATTGTTGAAG GCAATTCCTCCAATTACGCGAATGGCACTTACACGTGATACTTGGGTCACTGTTTTATGCAGAAAGTTGAGAGACTGGTGGCATTGG GTTGCAGAGGGGGATCTACCCATTGTTGCTTCACATGG GGCGGAGATTGAGGCATATAAAACACTTGAGCCTGGGGTCCGTGTGGTCATCTTGAAAGCACTTTGTGATATCCGCGTTGAG CAAGAAGATATTCGGAACTATATTGACAACTCACTGAAGCATGGAGTTCAGCATTCAGCATTTCGCAAAGAACGTGTTGGAGGTGATTCACAAGGAATATCTTACTG GTATGAAGATGATCCAATAATTGGTTATCGGTTATATCGGGAGATCAGGAAGGTTGATATGaagaaagtaaaaggaaaaGGTTCCCATGTCCTTCCTAGTGCGTCATATCAGTGGGAAACAGTAGCAACCAATTTCGATGAATTCCAAGATGTTTCT GAGAAACTTTTCTCGAGTAAGAATAGAACGGAGGCTTCTCTAGGGAAGAAGTTGAAAGGAGACATGCTTGCAGAGATTGAGAAGGTTCACAAG AGGAAAGAGAGGCAGATGAAGAAGCAACACAGACAAGCTCTCCTCCTTGATAATTTTTTGACTGTAGATGGGCTTGGTCCAGGGCGCTCTCTTCGTGACAGAAAACCTGTAACCTACACTTTTG ATGATTATGACCGGTCCATCAATGAGGCAATCAAAGTAACCAA AAAGAAGCAGCCATCTCCAGACCCTTTACAGAAACGAGAGCTAGTTGGGAGACCTGAAGCTTCTAGTAATGGTAAATGGAGTGCTACTACAAATTCCTATGAACATGTAGGATTTAGTGCTGCATCGCCTAAATCACCtgattatgatgatgatgatgatgatgatgatgatggcgaAGAAGATAACAAGTCTGAACAATTGGATCGAAG CAATCGGCGAAGACAGAGGCCCCAACGGTATTCTGCGAAAGACTTTGTTGAAGCAGTTTCAGATAATGATGCAGActttgacagtgatgatgatatAGTTGGTGAGGCTGTATATGATGAGGAATACTTGAAGAAACgtaaagagagaagaaagttTTCTAGTAGCTCTGAAGGAGATGAGGAGTATCattttgaggaagaaaatgctgaagaagaggaagaagaggaaatgGAAGATTCCGCGAGTGCCAGTGAGGATAGTGATGAACCCcgaaaatttaaaaagttgCCAGGCCGTACTAGGAGGGAAGCTAAATTGAGGTCTGTTGATGAGCTCCAGTCCGGTTTGAGACGCAGTAAGAGGGCCACCAGAAATCGTATTGATTATCGACAATATGAGTTCTCAGAATCGGAACCGGAGCCTATGAAACCTGAGAAATCAAATGCATCGGATGGACATTATGATGCCAGTGAAAACGGGGATTATTCAATGGAAAGTCATGATTCAGATGGTAATATTGAGGACCAAGAAATGAAAGTTGGTCAGGCAGTTGAAAATTACCCTGAGACAACAGTTGAGAAAGAGCAAAACCAGCCACCTGAAAAACCAAATAGCCCAGGGGAAGATGAAGTCGAAGGTGTACAGAAAAGACGTTTCCTCGACCTAAATGAGCTAGCCCCTGGTTCAGGTTTTGACGACGGTCCAAACTCAATAATGAAAGATGATGCGGATGATTTGTGA
- the LOC126598386 gene encoding AAA-ATPase At3g28580-like, with the protein MLPPTMMSQQMWATMGSTLASFMFIWAIIRQYCPYELRHFLERYSHRVTGYFYPYIEISIHEFTGDRLKRSEAYSAVEAYLSSNTSKSAKRLKAEMVKDSSNLVLSMDEYERATDDFRGTKVWWVLFKSVSPGGRSMSMAYYPDQEKRFYKLTFHKKYRDIITVDYLNHVVNEGKEIRVRNRQRKLYTNSPGYKWPSYKQTMWSHIVFEHPATFETMALDPEKKKEIIEDLVTFSKSKDFYARIGKAWKRGYLLYGPPGTGKSTMIAAMANLLGYDIYDLELTAVKDNTELRKLLIETTSKSIIVIEDIDCSLDLTGQMKKRGAAEKGFLEEEVKGGGAWKERIKEPKEEVYGGSSKVTLSGLLNFIDGLWSACGGERLVVFTTNYVEKLDPALIRRGRMDKHIALSYCTFDGFRVLAKNYLRIERHETFDEIEKLMGVTKMTPADVAENLMPKSPNDDPEKCLSNFIQALEEVKGEAAKKKYEEIKEIDTSKEEEVAVEEEEGGGNKEVEGKRDLVANIIRAARASE; encoded by the coding sequence ATGTTGCCACCAACAATGATGAGCCAGCAGATGTGGGCAACAATGGGCTCAACCCTAGCAAGCTTCATGTTCATCTGGGCAATCATCCGCCAGTACTGTCCGTACGAACTCCGCCACTTCCTGGAGCGATACTCCCACAGAGTCACCGGCTACTTCTACCCCTACATCGAAATTTCCATCCACGAGTTCACCGGCGACCGCCTCAAGCGAAGCGAGGCCTACTCCGCCGTGGAGGCCTACCTCAGCTCCAACACCTCCAAGAGCGCCAAGCGGCTCAAGGCGGAGATGGTGAAGGACAGCAGCAACCTCGTCCTCAGCATGGACGAGTACGAGAGAGCGACGGATGATTTCAGGGGGACCAAAGTCTGGTGGGTTTTGTTCAAATCCGTGTCCCCTGGCGGGAGATCTATGTCCATGGCCTATTATCCCGACCAGGAGAAACGATTTTACAAGCTGACTTTTCACAAAAAGTACCGGGACATAATCACGGTGGACTATTTAAACCATGTCGTTAATGAAGGGAAGGAGATCCGTGTAAGAAATCGTCAGAGGAAGCTGTACACAAATAGTCCGGGGTACAAATGGCCGAGCTACAAGCAGACGATGTGGAGCCACATTGTGTTCGAGCACCCAGCAACGTTTGAGACAATGGCGTTGGatccggagaagaagaaggagatcaTCGAAGATCTGGTGACCTTCAGCAAAAGCAAGGACTTTTATGCAAGGATTGGGAAAGCTTGGAAGAGGGGTTACTTGCTGTACGGTCCTCCGGGGACCGGGAAGTCCACGATGATAGCCGCGATGGCGAATCTGTTGGGGTACGATATTTATGACTTGGAGCTCACCGCGGTGAAGGACAATACGGAGCTGAGGAAGCTTTTGATTGAGACGACGAGTAAGAGTATTATTGTGATCGAGGACATAGACTGTTCGCTTGATTTGACAGGGCAGATGAAGAAGAGAGGGGCGGCGGAGAAGGGTTTTCTGGAGGAGGAGGTGAAAGGTGGAGGAGCCTGGAAGGAGCGGATTAAGGAGCCGAAAGAGGAAGTGTACGGCGGCAGCAGCAAGGTGACGCTTTCGGGGCTGTTGAACTTCATTGATGGGTTATGGTCTGCTTGCGGAGGTGAGAGGCTGGTTGTTTTTACTACTAATTATGTTGAGAAGCTTGATCCGGCATTGATTCGGAGGGGTAGAATGGACAAACACATTGCCCTTTCTTACTGTACTTTtgatgggtttagggttttggccAAGAATTACTTGAGGATTGAGAGGCATGAGACGTTTGATGAGATAGAAAAGCTGATGGGAGTGACGAAAATGACCCCGGCCGACGTTGCTGAGAATCTTATGCCAAAGTCACCAAATGATGATCCGGAGAAATGTCTTTCGAATTTTATCCAAGCTCTTGAGGAAGTGAAGGGGGAAGCTGCAAAGAAAAAATATGAGGAGATCAAGGAGATTGATACAAgcaaggaggaggaggtggcggtcgaggaggaggagggaggaggaAACAAAGAGGTTGAAGGTAAGAGAGATTTGGTTGCCAATATAATTAGGGCAGCTAGGGCAAGTGAGTGA